TCCATCTTCCACACGGTCTTCAAAGCCGATGACTTCGCGTTGCCGACCGACTGATCGCGGAGATCTTACGCCGTGAGCACTTACGACATTCTCGACCAGCGCTTTCAGGCGCTGATCATCGGACATGCTAAGCTCGACAGGCTCTGGACCGGCAGCCGCTGGGCCGAGGGCCCGGTCTATGTACCATCAGCCAAGTCGCTGCTGTGGTCCGACATTCCCAACGATCGCGTGTTGCGCTTCGACGAGACTGACGGCTCGGTCTCGGTGTTCGAAAGCCCCTGCGGCTATCACAACGGTCATAGCCGCGATGCGCAGGGACGTGTGATCGCCTGCGAACATGGCGGCCGCCGCATCTCGCGGCTGGAGCCCGATGGCCGTTGGGTGGGATTGGTCGAACGCTTCGACGGAAAACGCTTCAACTCTCCCAACGATGTCGTGGTCAAGTCGGACGGAACCATCTGGTTCTCTGATCCGACCTACGGCATCGACAGCGAATACGAAGGGCATGCCGGGCCAAGCGAGATCGGCGCCAGCAACGTCTATCGTTTCGATCCGGCAAGCGGGGCGCTGTCGGCGGTTGTGACAGACATGGTGAAGCCGAACGGCCTCACCTTCTCGCCCGACGAGCGGCTGCTCTATGTCGCCGAAACCGGCGCGACGCACGTGCCGGGCTTGCCGGCGGTGATCCGGGCCTATGACGTTGCGCCAAGCGGGCTTGGGGTCGGCGAGGGACGCATCTTCGCAACCTCGCCGAGCGGATTCTACGATGGATTCCGCGTCGATCGGAACGGCAACATCTGGACGTCGACGGCGGATGCCGTGGCCGTCTATGCGCCCGACGGCGCGCTGATCGGACGCATTCCGGTGCCTGAGATCGTTTCAAACCTGACCTTCGGCGGACCAAAGCGAAACAGGCTCTACATCACCGCGCAGACATCGCTCTATGCGATCTTCGTCAACGCGCACGGATTGTCCTGAGCCCGCGAGGGGGCGCATCAAGCGGGCGGCGTGCGCGCCGCCCAGAATTCCATCAGCGCGGCCTGGTCCATCGCGCCGCACCCGATCGCGGTCAGCAGCCGATGGATCTCGGCGCAAACGACGGTCATCGGCATCGCGATGCCCGTCTGGCGCGCAAGATCCTGTGCGCCGTTGAGATCCTTCACCATGTTGTCGATGCGACCCGTCGGACGATAGTCGCGCGCAGCAAAGCGCGGCATGTATTCCTGGAGGATCGCGCTGTCGGCCCGGCCGCCGCGCAAGGCCAGAGGAATTCTTGTAGCATCGACGCCGGAAGCCTCCGCCAGCGCCGTCGCCTCGGCCACCGCGACGAAATTGAGCGCGCACAGAACCTGGTTGATCAGTTTCGTTGTCTGTCCCGCGCCACTCGGGCCCATATGCGTGAAATTCGAGGCGACCTCGGCGAGCACCATCCGCGCCTCCGCGACATCGGCAGCATCCCCACCGGCCATGCAGGTCAACTGGCCGATCAGGGCCTTCGGCGCGCCGCCCGACAGAGGGCTGTCGACCCAGCGTAGCCCGGCTGCGGCCGCGTCCCTCGCCAGCGCGCGCGTGGATTCCGGGTCAATCGACGACATGTCGATGATGAGGGTGCCCTTCCGCGCGCCTTCGGCAACACCCGCCGGCCCGAACATTGCAGCTCGCACGATCTTGGACGAGTTGAGGCTGAGGATCACGGCATCGGCTTCGACTGCGGCCTTCGCAGCAGAGCTTGCCGCAGTCGCGCCGTGTTCGACGAGAGACGCGACCTTCGCAGGATCGAGATCGAACACCAACAATCGGGTGCTGGTTTGAGCAAGCCGAGCTCCGATTGCGCCGCCCATGGCGCCGGCGCCGATCAATGCGACTGAACCAGGCATTTCGACATCTCCACGGTGAGTTTCGACGACACGCCTCAGAGCGAGGCCGTGATGCCGCCATCGACATAGAGCACATGTCCGTTGACGAAGGAGGACGCGGCCGAAGCGAGGAAGACGCAGGCGCCGACGAGTTCCTCGACCTTGCCCCAGCGGCCCGCCGGGGTGCGCTTTTCGAGCCAGGCCGAGAACGCAGAATCCGCAACCAGCGCGGCATTGAGCGGCGTATCGAAATAGCCGGGCGCGATCGCGTTTACCTGAAGGCCGTGCTTCGCCCAGTCCGTCGCCATGCCTTTGGTCAGATTTCCGACGGCCCCCTTCGTCGCTGTGTAGGGCGCAATCGACGGGCGCGCGAGTGCGGTTTGCACGGACGCGATGTTGATGATCTTGCCGGCGCCACGCGCGATCATGTGGCGGGCGCAGGCCTGACCGACATTGAAGACCGAGGCGATGTTCGTTTGCAGCAGGCGCTGGAACGCGTCTGCGGGGAAATCCTCGAGCGGTGCGCGGTGTTGCATGCCCGCATTGTTGACGAGAATGTCGATGGGCCCGATGTCGGCCTCGAAGCGATCGACAGCCGCGCGGGAAGCGGCGTGGTCGGCGGCATCGAAGGCAAGGGTTCGCGTGCCCGCGATGGAGCTGGCGGCGGCGGCAAGCTTGGCCTCGTCGCGACCGTTGAGAACGACCTCCGCACCGGCCTCGGACAGGCCGCGCGCAAGCGCAAAGCCGATGCCTTGCGAAGATCCTGTCACCAGCGCTCTGCGCCCTGTCAGATCGAACAAGTTGATCGCCACCCTGTTTCCTCTTCTTGCGTCTCGACATCTATTATTCGCCACACTATGTTATCGATAACATTTCCTGTCAAGACGAGGCCGAAGAGGAGCGCTCCCCCACATGTCGAAGCCCGAAATCCTTCAGATCGGCCCCTATCCGGAATGGGATCAGCTCCCGCTCGATGAAGCCTACACAGTCCACCGCTATTTCGAGGCGGCTGACAAGCATGCCCTCCTTGACGCAGCCGGAGCGCGTGTGCGAGCCATCGCCACGCGTGGCGAACTCGGCGCAGGTGCCGAGCTCATCGCGGCATGTCCGAAGCTTGAAATCATCTCGATCTACGGCGTCGGTTTCGATGCCGTGCATCTGGACAGCTGCCGGTCGCGCGGTGTCCAAGTCACCAATACGCCGGACGTGCTGACGAAGGACGTGGCCGACATCGCGATCGCGATGATGCTCGCACAATGGCGCGGCGTGAACGGTGCCGAGCGCTGGGTGCGCGATGGATCATGGGCCGCCAAGGGACTCTATCCCTTGAAGACACGCGCCTGGGGCAAGCGCGCAGGCATCCTTGGCCTCGGCCGCATCGGGTTTGAAGTGGCACGCCGGCTGACCGGCTTCGACATGGACATCGCCTATTCGGACATCGAGGCGAAGCCATACGCCAAGGATTGGACCTTCGTCGCCGACCCGGTCGCCCTCGCCGCACGTTCGGATGTCCTCTTCGTCACGCTCGCCGCCTCGGCAGCGACCCGGCACATCGTCGGGCCTGCGGTTCTTGATGCGCTCGGACCCAACGGCCTCCTCATCAACGTCTCGCGCGCCTCCAACATCGACGAAGCGGCGCTCATCTCGGCGCTTGCGAGCGGCAAGCTCGGCGCAGCGGCGCTCGATGTCTTCGAAAGCGAGCCGAACCTGAACCCGCGATTCCTGGAGCTGCCGAATGTACTCCTGCAGCCTCACCACGCCTCCGGGACGGTCGAGACCCGCAAGGCCATGGGCCAGTTGATGCGCGACAATCTCGCCGCGCATTTCGCTGGCCGCGCGCTGCCCAGTCCGGTCCTCTAACTTCTT
The genomic region above belongs to Bradyrhizobium sp. CCBAU 53338 and contains:
- a CDS encoding SMP-30/gluconolactonase/LRE family protein, with product MSTYDILDQRFQALIIGHAKLDRLWTGSRWAEGPVYVPSAKSLLWSDIPNDRVLRFDETDGSVSVFESPCGYHNGHSRDAQGRVIACEHGGRRISRLEPDGRWVGLVERFDGKRFNSPNDVVVKSDGTIWFSDPTYGIDSEYEGHAGPSEIGASNVYRFDPASGALSAVVTDMVKPNGLTFSPDERLLYVAETGATHVPGLPAVIRAYDVAPSGLGVGEGRIFATSPSGFYDGFRVDRNGNIWTSTADAVAVYAPDGALIGRIPVPEIVSNLTFGGPKRNRLYITAQTSLYAIFVNAHGLS
- a CDS encoding NAD(P)-dependent oxidoreductase codes for the protein MPGSVALIGAGAMGGAIGARLAQTSTRLLVFDLDPAKVASLVEHGATAASSAAKAAVEADAVILSLNSSKIVRAAMFGPAGVAEGARKGTLIIDMSSIDPESTRALARDAAAAGLRWVDSPLSGGAPKALIGQLTCMAGGDAADVAEARMVLAEVASNFTHMGPSGAGQTTKLINQVLCALNFVAVAEATALAEASGVDATRIPLALRGGRADSAILQEYMPRFAARDYRPTGRIDNMVKDLNGAQDLARQTGIAMPMTVVCAEIHRLLTAIGCGAMDQAALMEFWAARTPPA
- a CDS encoding SDR family oxidoreductase gives rise to the protein MAINLFDLTGRRALVTGSSQGIGFALARGLSEAGAEVVLNGRDEAKLAAAASSIAGTRTLAFDAADHAASRAAVDRFEADIGPIDILVNNAGMQHRAPLEDFPADAFQRLLQTNIASVFNVGQACARHMIARGAGKIINIASVQTALARPSIAPYTATKGAVGNLTKGMATDWAKHGLQVNAIAPGYFDTPLNAALVADSAFSAWLEKRTPAGRWGKVEELVGACVFLASAASSFVNGHVLYVDGGITASL
- a CDS encoding 2-hydroxyacid dehydrogenase, translated to MSKPEILQIGPYPEWDQLPLDEAYTVHRYFEAADKHALLDAAGARVRAIATRGELGAGAELIAACPKLEIISIYGVGFDAVHLDSCRSRGVQVTNTPDVLTKDVADIAIAMMLAQWRGVNGAERWVRDGSWAAKGLYPLKTRAWGKRAGILGLGRIGFEVARRLTGFDMDIAYSDIEAKPYAKDWTFVADPVALAARSDVLFVTLAASAATRHIVGPAVLDALGPNGLLINVSRASNIDEAALISALASGKLGAAALDVFESEPNLNPRFLELPNVLLQPHHASGTVETRKAMGQLMRDNLAAHFAGRALPSPVL